GGAGTACGGCAATCCTTAGCAAAATGAGAGTAAGTCCCACACCTATGACATTTATTGTCATTCTTGGACTTGCCCTCACCTTTTTGCTTATTTTTACCATTTGGCTTTTGCTTTTTGTTGAATTTTCGCTTCTCGGGCTTGTTCTTAGGACCTCCAGAAGTAGATCCTTTGAACTTTTTATTCTTAACATTATTCTGAACATTATGGACCTCAGGCAGAGGTGTTGCCCCAACTGGGCGCTTATGGTGATTCTTCATAAGAAGCTCATCATGTTTCTCAGCCTGGGTTAATGTATGAATAAGTTGAGAATAAACAGTGTAATGACTAGCCCGATACTGCTGTCGTAAGACTCGGTCAGCGGGTAGCATGGTAGATAGAGTTTTCTCTATCTTATCAGCATCCGTTGGCTCTTTCTCACAAAATTTCAACTTAGAGCAAATTTTATGAACAGCATGATTGTAATCAGCAACGGACTTAAAGTCCTGCAGACGTAAATGATTCCACTCATGATTGGCCTCAGGCCATATGAGTTCCTTTTGCTGATCATAACGCTCTTTAAGAGCAAGCCATAATGTGCGAGGATTTTCCTCCATAAGGTACTCTTGTTTGAGATCCTTATGAATATAGAACCTTAATAACATTAAGGCCCCGTACTTATTTTGCTCATCTAGCACTACCCCTTCAATAGGTTCATTTATGTGTGCCAAAAGTCCACGGGATGCAAAGTTAATTTTGATATCCGATGCCCAAGTAGGATAATTGTGACCATCTAAAGCAAGTTCATCGAACTCTTTAGCCATGGCCATAGCCTACAAAGTAATACCATTTGATTTAATAAATTTACTCAAAGTAAATTACAATCATGATGGTAAGCAAAATGTTGTAATAAAATGCAAATTAATTTAACTAGCATAGCTCATCTTGATTTAAGATATCAATAGGTAGACAAAGATCATATAATATTCAGGGCAACTCTCAAAAAATTTGTATATATATGGTTAGATAATCTCAAATGTCATAAGACATAGAGTAGATCTTAATAGTAGGCAAATAATTTGCTGTCTTAGCACGGTCTCTGGGCCGAATAATCCAAATATTGAATTAAACGCAGCCAATGCTAAGAACTCTACTATACCATATATAAACAAATTAATGATTAAAACATGGTAATCACTGCAATAGTGTAAGCCATAAATGATCTTGGTCTAATCTTTTATTTTGGGGTATAAATTCATTAGGTAATCATCTAGTCCAAAAGACTTGATGTAGACCTTTAAAAATGTGTGAATAAACTCACTACCTTAGGCATGTCTTTATATTTAAATAATCGGCAGAAAATTTCAATCATAGCCAATGCCTTGAATATTTCAAAAATATTCTCCCCATAATAAATAATTAAGCTATGCATAAATTAATTGCTGTAATTCATCAGTAAATAAGCTAATGAATAATAACTGAGAGATAGAATATGTGATATAATTATTGTAATGACACAACAAGTATGAGAGTGATCATGAAATAACACAAACATACTAGCTTTCTATATTAAAATCCGAATTTGCGTAAGTACAAATAAACAAACACATTTGTACAAGTCCACAATCACATCAGTGTTCTAATCTTGAAGAATAAAAACACTAATACTGATAACATTGCAGAAATTAGCATAGTCTAATTAAAGATTAGGAACTAATACTGCTGGAATTCACAAATTCGAAATAaaacagaaataaaaaaaaggacgTCTTCTAGCCCAAGCCAAAATGGCCGGCCCGcgaagcaacagcagcagccggCGGGTGGGGCAGACCGCAACCTGGGCCTCGGCTGCCAATTCGGCCCAGGCGCGCGCCCCCACCCCCTCTCCCCCTGGCCCATATAAAAGGGCGGCAGTTAGGGTTGAACCCTAACTGCCACCACCTCCACCCACGGCCaggggcgccgccgccgccctggaggagctccggcgccgccgccctccGCCCCGAGGAGCGCCACCGTCCCTGCCTCCATCGTCGCCCTTCTCTGTCGCCGGTGAGGAGCGCCGGCGCAGATCGGGAAGGAGCCGACCCCCAAGCCCCAGCTCGGTCCGCCATGGgtggcggccggccggcgaccAGCGGCGCCCCTTCCCCGTCCGACGGTGGCTCAAGCAGAGGGAGGGGCGCGCCCCTCCgaggaggaggcgccaccgccgccactcATGCCCGGGCTGGCGTGCCCGTTCTCGAGTGCCCGAACGCGGCCGTTCGCGCGAGGGCTTCCCTGCGCGCGCGCTGACGGGCCGTGCGGCACCGAGATCCAGGTGCGACGGATGGTGGGGCTCCCGGCCGTGTCGGCGATGTTGACGGCCGGGGGTGTGGACGGCTGAGGTGGAGTCGGTGCAGCGATGGCGGGTTCGAGGATCTCGCCGGCGTCCCTGGAGAAGAGGCGGAGCGGAGGTGCGGCCCGGCGCGCTGCGATGGTCGCGAGCGGCCGAGGAGTCGCCGATCCGTTCGGCAGCGGGGTCGACGGGGAACCGGCTGTAGTAGCCGCCACGTTCGCGGAAGGAGCCCCAGCCGAAGACGATGGCGCTGCCCTGGTGTCGGTGAAGCCAGACGGTGCGGTCGAAGACGATGGACCGGCCTCCGGGTTCATGGCGGCGAGCGCCACGGGCACCCAGGAGGACAGTCCCGGCGCCGTTCCCTGGAACGGGCACCAGGGGAGGTGCTGGACGGAGGCCTCCCCCTGTCCAGGACTCCAGTTCGCCGGCAAACCCATCACTGGGTCAACCGGTGCCACTGGAGCGGAAGCACGACGCccacgtcgacgacgacgacgcccggCCTCCACCGGAGCACCAGCGCC
This window of the Sorghum bicolor cultivar BTx623 chromosome 7, Sorghum_bicolor_NCBIv3, whole genome shotgun sequence genome carries:
- the LOC110437318 gene encoding uncharacterized protein LOC110437318, whose amino-acid sequence is MTVSSLTLLLFLAWIWGSWERVSALGTAPSGASLYTEKRRPGAVPQAQAPEPFVIPAITGVGKRNQGTMPPRPYVPSAQLVLRLVFMIYYCACRIGVPFDNEHIRDSLLNALRNLLGESRGAGAPVEAGRRRRRRGRRASAPVAPVDPVMGLPANWSPGQGEASVQHLPWCPFQGTAPGLSSWVPVALAAMNPEAGPSSSTAPSGFTDTRAAPSSSAGAPSANVAATTAGSPSTPLPNGSATPRPLATIAARRAAPPLRLFSRDAGEILEPAIAAPTPPQPSTPPAVNIADTAGSPTIRRTWISVPHGPSARAQGSPRANGRVRALENGHASPGMSGGGGASSSEGRAPPSA